One region of Alosa alosa isolate M-15738 ecotype Scorff River chromosome 1, AALO_Geno_1.1, whole genome shotgun sequence genomic DNA includes:
- the LOC125291202 gene encoding uncharacterized protein LOC125291202 translates to MHDLLRTLSAEQKSHWPEYLPQLVFSYNTTIHQSTGESPHFIMFGQEPQLPIDFLLGRVPEPEGGRVSEWVQEHQRRLTVVFHGAKERLQAAAARRKERHDQGAQNVPLEVGQFVYLRDHGVRGRTKIQDAWSPILHQVVRAPPPGGVVYSVAPVHDLNGSRQVHRVMLKLARQNHRPEPPDVPLEPMIAADHETEDHTGQWVVVRAPGVQTQPAHLDPVAPPPELSDPSSPLVQVDPSAPAPLTPTAASPDHGALAPRRTSRTTAGRHGNLHRLPVSVVSRTDGATNPQVPGSSSNMTAVFRPWC, encoded by the coding sequence ATGCATGATCTGTTGCGCACGCTCTCGGCTGAGCAGAAGAGCCATTGGCCTGAGTATCTCCCTCAGTTGGTGTTCAGCTACAACACCACAATCCATCAGTCAACGGGTGAGTCTCCGCATTTCATAATGTTTGGTCAGGAGCCTCAACTACCTATTGATTTCCTTTTGGGCAGGGTACCAGAACCAGAAGgtggcagagtgagtgagtgggtgcaGGAACACCAGAGACGTCTAACCGTGGTCTTCCATGGTGCTAAGGAAAGGTTGCAGGCGGCTGCCGCACGGAGGAAGGAACGGCATGACCAAGGAGCCCAGAATGTTCCATTGGAGGTAGGACAGTTCGTCTATCTTCGAGACCACGGAGTGAGAGGGCGCACCAAGATCCAGGACGCCTGGAGCCCAATCCTACATCAAGTGGTTCGAGCCCCACCCCCTGGTGGTGTGGTATACTCCGTAGCCCCCGTGCATGACCTCAATGGGAGTCGGCAAGTACACCGGGTGATGCTAAAGCTTGCCCGCCAAAACCACCGCCCAGAGCCTCCCGATGTACCCTTGGAGCCTATGATAGCAGCTGATCATGAGACTGAAGATCACACCGGTCAGTGGGTCGTGGTGAGGGCACCCGGAGTCCAGACACAGCCTGCCCATCTTGACCCAGTGGCCCCTCCCCCTGAACTGTCGGATCCATCTAGCCCCCTGGTGCAAGTCGACCCGTCTGCTCCGGCCCCATTAACTCCTACAGCAGCTAGCCCTGATCACGGCGCCCTAGCTCCACGGCGGACCTCCCGGACCACTGCTGGAAGACATGGAAATCTCCATCGGCTCCCGGTATCAGTGGTGAGTAGGACAGACGGGGCTACGAACCCCCAGGTACCTGGCTCTAGCAGTAATATGACAGCAGTTTTCAGACCCTGGTGTTAA